From the Manis javanica isolate MJ-LG chromosome 11, MJ_LKY, whole genome shotgun sequence genome, one window contains:
- the LOC108388189 gene encoding olfactory receptor 10A2-like, which produces MARGNLTTVSEFVLMSFSSLPTEIQSLLFLTFLIIYLVTLMGNSLIILITLADPTLHSPMYFFLRNLSFLEIGFNLVIVPKMLGTLIVQDTTISFRGCATQMYFFFFFGAAECSLLATMAYDRYVAICYPLHYPVTMNPRTRAKLAFAAWFPGFPVATVQTTWLFSFPFCGANKVNHFFCDSPPVLRLVCADTALFEIYAMVGSIIFIMIPCLLILCSYTRIVASILKIPSAKGKHKAFSTCSSHLLVVSIFYVSLSLTYARPKSNNSPESKKLLSLSYTVVTPMLNPIIYSLRNNEVKNAIGRTFRKFVGLRSCIL; this is translated from the coding sequence ATGGCTAGAGGAAACCTGACAACAGTTAGCGAGTTTGTCCTCATGAGCTTCTCATCCCTTCCTACAGAAATACAGTCGTTGCTCTTCCTGACGTTCCTCATCATCTACCTGGTCACCCTGATGGGAAACAGCCTCATCATTCTGATTACCTTAGCTGACCCCACGCTGCATagtcccatgtacttcttcctcaggaacTTGTCCTTCCTGGAGATTGGCTTCAACCTCGTCATTGTGCCCAAGATGCTGGGGACCTTGATCGTCCAGGACACAACCATCTCCTTCCGTGGCTGTGCCACTCAgatgtatttcttcttcttcttcggAGCTGCTGAATGTTCCCTCCTGGCTACCATGGCATACGACCGCTACGTAGCCATCTGCTATCCCTTGCACTACCCCGTGACCATGAACCCAAGGACACGTGCCAAACTGGCTTTTGCCGCTTGGTTTCCAGGCTTTCCCGTAGCTACTGTGCAGACCACATGGCTCTTCAGCTTTCCATTCTGTGGCGCCAACAAGGTGAACCACTTTTTCTGTGACAGCCCACCTGTGCTGAGGCTGGTGTGTGCAGACACTGCACTGTTTGAGATCTATGCAATGGTTGGATCCATTATATTCATCATGATACCGTGTTTGCTGATCCTGTGTTCCTACACTCGCATTGTTGCTTCCATTCTCAAGATTCCATCAGCTAAAGGGAAGCATAAAGCCTTCTCTACCTGTTCCTCCCACCTCCTTGTTGTATccattttttatgtatctttaaGCCTCACTTATGCCCGGCCTAAGTCCAACAATTCTCCTGAGAGCAAGAAGCTGCTGTCATTGTCCTACACTGTTGTGACCCCCATGTTGAACCCCATCATCTATAGCCTGAGAAATAATGAAGTGAAGAATGCTATTGGCCGGACCTTCCGCAAGTTCGTAGGCCTCAGAAGCTGCATCCTGTAA
- the LOC118968008 gene encoding olfactory receptor 10A2-like, whose amino-acid sequence MARGNLTTVSEFVLMSFSSLPTEIQSLLFLTFLIIYLVTLMGNSLIILITLADPTLHSPMYFFLRNLSFLEIGFNLVIVPKMLGTLIVQDTTISFHGCATQMYFFFFFGAAECFLLATMAYDRYVAICYPLHYPVTMNPRTRAKLAFAAWFPGFLIATVQTTWLFSFPFCGANKVNHFFCDSPPVLRLVCADTALFEIYAVVGSIIFIMIPCLLILCSYTCIVASILKIPSAKGKHKAFSTCSSHLLVVSLFYVSLSLTYFRPKSNNSPESKKLLSLSYTVVTPMLNPIIYSLRNNEVKNALGQTFRKTVGLRNCIS is encoded by the coding sequence ATGGCTAGAGGAAACCTGACAACAGTTAGCGAGTTTGTCCTCATGAGCTTCTCATCCCTTCCTACAGAAATACAGTCGTTGCTCTTCCTGACGTTCCTCATCATCTACCTGGTCACCCTGATGGGAAACAGCCTCATCATTCTGATTACCTTAGCTGACCCCACGCTGCATagtcccatgtacttcttcctcaggaacTTGTCCTTCCTGGAGATTGGCTTCAACCTCGTCATTGTGCCCAAGATGCTGGGGACCTTGATCGTCCAGGACACAACCATCTCCTTCCATGGCTGTGCCACTCAgatgtatttcttcttcttctttggaGCTGCTGAATGTTTCCTCCTGGCCACCATGGCATACGACCGCTACGTAGCCATCTGCTATCCCTTGCACTACCCCGTGACCATGAACCCAAGGACACGTGCCAAACTGGCTTTTGCCGCTTGGTTTCCAGGCTTTCTCATAGCTACTGTGCAGACCACATGGCTCTTCAGCTTTCCATTCTGTGGTGCCAACAAGGTGAACCACTTTTTCTGTGACAGCCCACCTGTGCTGAGGTTGGTGTGTGCAGACACTGCACTATTTGAGATCTATGCGGTGGTTGGATCCATTATATTCATCATGATACCGTGTTTGCTGATCCTGTGTTCCTACACTTGCATTGTTGCTTCCATTCTCAAGATTCCATCAGCGAAAGGGAAGCATAAAGCCTTCTctacctgctcctcccacctccttgTTGTCTCTCTTTTCTATGTATCTTTAAGCCTTACCTACTTCCGGCCTAAGTCCAATAATTCTCCTGAGAGCAAGAAGCTGCTGTCATTGTCCTACACTGTTGTGACCCCCATGTTGAACCCCATCATCTATAGCCTGAGAAATAACGAGGTGAAGAATGCCCTTGGCCAGACCTTCCGCAAGACTGTGGGCCTCAGAAACTGCATCTCATAG